DNA from Nitriliruptor alkaliphilus DSM 45188:
GCTCAACGACCTGCACAGTTTCGGGGCCTGGTTGGAACGCGAGGAGGGGCGAGCGCTGCCGGAGGCGATCATCGCCCACCGGTGGCTGGAACGCTCCTTCGATCCGGTGATCGAACGCATCCCTCCCGAGCTCCGTGGTCGACGTGACGATGCCGAGCTGTTCCACGAGGTGCTCGACCACTGGCACCACCGCTCCGAGGTCGAGGGAGGCGACGTGGACCTGTGGGCCGCGGCCGACAGCTACGTGACGACCGTCCTGGCGTTCGAGCCCGATGAACGGCGCGTGAGCCCTGCGGAGGGTGACGCCGAGGTGGCCGCGTGGATCGCCGACCTCGAGGTGTTCGACGGCGCGGCCGACCTCGGGGGCGACGATCGTGCGGTTACCGACGAGCGGGTGCTGCGTGACCCCTCCGGCGGTGTGGCGTGAGGGTGCGCGTGGTGGCCGCTGCGGTCCTGGTGGCGCTGGCGGCCGCCGGGTGCGACGGAGTGGACGGGCCGGGTGTCGAAGCGGTCGATCGTGAGGTGACGATCCTGCACGCGTTCACGGGGGAGGCCGACGTCGCCGGCCTCGGTGCGCTCCTCGATGCCTTCGCGGCGCAGCACCCGGACATCGCGATCACCGAGGAGGGGTCCACGGACTTCGGGTCCCTGGCGCGGGCACGGTTGGCCGCGGAGGACCCGCCCGACATCCTGCTGCACCCGCAGCCGGGGTTGCTCGAGGACTTCCACCGTCAGGGGCTGCTCCGGCCGCTCGACTACCTCGACGCGGACGCCATCGCCGAGCAGATGGTCGGCGGTCTGGCCGAGCTGGTCACCTTCGACGGCGTCTACCACGCCCAGCCGATGCGGCTGAGCTACAAGTCGCTGGTCTGGTACAGCCCGGCGACGTTCGCGGCCGGCGGGTACCAGGTGCCGACGACCTGGGCCGAGCTGACCGCGCTCACCGATCGGATGGTCGCCGACGGGCTCACCCCGTGGTGCATCGGCATCGAGTCCGGTGAGGGCACGGGCTGGGTCGCGACCGACTGGGTCGAGGACATCCTGCTGCGGACCATCGGACTCGACGGGTACGACCGCTGGGTGGCGGGCGACCTCGCGTTCGCCTCCCCCGAGGTGTCCAGCGCTCTCGAGGCCTACCTCGTGCCGATCTGGACCGACGACGCACAGGTGGCCGGTGGCCGCGAGCAGATCGCCCGCGAGGCGTTCGGCACGTCGGTGGGCGGCATCCTCGGTGACGACCCTGCGTGCGGTCTGCACCGTCAGGCGACCTTCATCGAGGGCTTCATCGAGCAGATCGACCCGGACGCCACCTTCGGAACGGACTACGACTTCTTCGCGCTCCCCGCCATCGACGGAGGTGACGTGCCAGCCCTCGGTGGCGGGGATTTCGCGGCCGTGTACACCGACAACGAGGCGGCACGGACGTTCATCCGGTTCCTGGCCACACCGGAGGCTGGCGACGCGTGGGCCGCGATCGGAGGGTTCCTGTCGCCCTTCGCGCCGGTCTTCGACGACACGGCCTACGCCAGCGACTCGGCGCGGAAGGCATCAGCGTTGCTGGCCGACGCGAGCGCGTTCCGCTTCGACGGTTCGGACCTCATGCCGGGCGACGTGGGCTCCAGCGCGCAGCCCGGGTCCTTCTGGAGCGAGATGACCGATTGGGTCACCGGTCAGATCGAGCTCGATGAGGCGCTGCGCAACATCGACGACCGGTACGCGTCCGTGCGGTGACGAACGCGCGGCGGTCAGCTCAGCCCGGGAGGCCGTCGAGGAAGTCGCGGACGACGGCCTCGAACGCCTCGGGGCACTCCTCCTGCGGCGTGTGACCACACCTCTTGAGTTCGACGTACTCGGCGCCGGGGATCGCCTGCGCCGTCCGGCGGCTGAACCGCGGGGCGATCACGGGGTCGCTGTCGCCGGAGACCACCAGGGTCGGCACGTCGATACGGGGCAGCAGAGCGGACAGGTTCGGGGGCGGGTCGGCGGCGAACAGCTCCCAGTAGCCGACGTCCCACCCGTCGACCTGCAACGGTCGGGTGTAGGCCGCGACGTCCTCCTCGGTGGCACGTGACGGATCGAACCACGATCCGGCGACGCGTTCGACGGTGACCTCACCGGCTGCGCGACGCACGATGCGTGGGCCGATCCGACGCAGCTGCGGGGTGCGCAGCGCCGGTCGGAGCCAGGACGGCGGTCCGACATCACCGGTGATGGCGGGGGAGACGAGGACCAGCGCCCGGACGCGCTCGGGGGACCGGGCGTAGGTCTCGAGCGCCGAGGTCCCCCCCGCGGAGGACCCCACGAGCACCGCCTGGTCGACCTCGAGGCGATCGAGCAGTTCGACGGTGATCCGCGCCGACGTCGCACGGGTGTAGGGGTTGGTGCCGTTCCACGCCTCGCGGGGCGGCCGCTGCGTCAACCCGAAGGCCGGACGATCGAACGCCGCGACGTGGAAGCGGTCCGACAACGCGCGCTGGACGTGGCGCCACGTGGAGACGTTGCCGTAGAAGTGGTGCAGCAGCACGACCGCCGGATCCCCGCGGTCGCCGGCGACCTTGTGGTGGACCTCGACGCCGGCGAGGGAGGCGAAGCGGCTGTCGTCGTCACCGAGCGCACGGGCAGGCGACGTACCGGGAGCGGGGATGGACGGCACGAGCAGGGGACCTCCGGCCGCGATGGCGACGAGGGCGAGCACGGGGAGCGCGCGAGCGAGGGGCATCCTCGCTGGTTCGGAGCCGAGCTGCCACCGGTTGTCCCCGGCGTCGGTGGCCACCCTCGCGGCTGTGCACGCTCAGTCGGTCACGGTGATGGTCACCTCGTCCGCGCCACGCAGCACCGTGAGGACGATCGCACCGTGCCCGGCCTCGTCGAGGAGGCGGAGCAGCGCCTCCGGCCCGTCGAGGTCCTGCCCGTCGCCGGCGACCAGCAGGTCGCCGACCCGCAACCCGGCGGCGGCCCCGGGGCCGTCCTCGTCGATGTCACGGATCAGCACGCCGTCACGGGGCGGCAGGCCCACGGCGGCGCGCAGCCGCAGAGCGACCTCCGACGTCGCGACGGCGACGCCGAGGCGACGACGGACCGGGGCCTCGCCGCGCCCGAGCGCGTCGATCCGCGCCGCCAGCACCGGCGAGCTCGGCAGGGCCAGGTAGAACCCGTCGCCCCGGCGGTGGGTGTCGATGCCGACCACCCTGCCCTGGACGTCGACGATGGGGCCGCCGGACGATCCCCGTCCGAGCGGGGCGGTGTGTTCCACCGCCCCGTGGATCCGCCGGTCACGAGGACCACGGAAGCTGCGCTCCACCGCGGAGACGAACCCGACGGTGACGCGGCTCGACCCGCTTCGCGGGGCACCGAAGGCGATGACCGCCTGGCCGAGCTGCGGCCCCTCGTCGGCGAACGGCGCGACCGGTGCACCGCCGGTGGTGACCGTGACGACCGCGAGGTCACCGTCGACGTCCGCTGCGGCGAGCGTCCCGTCGGCGCGGCGCCCGTCGGCGAAGCGAACGGGAACCACCTCCGGATCGGTGAGGTTGTGGGCGTTGGTCAGGACCCGGTCGGGGCCGACCACGATCCCCGCGCCGCGGCCGACGGCGACCACGGACGGTCCGAGGCTGGTGGCGGCGTCCGCCACGGCTGACTGCAGTTCCGTGAGCGCGCTCACGAGGGCTCCTGGTTCTCCTTGTCGCTTGCACATCGCAAGTGACTGCCCGGTGGACGGTACGC
Protein-coding regions in this window:
- a CDS encoding ABC transporter substrate-binding protein; its protein translation is MAAAVLVALAAAGCDGVDGPGVEAVDREVTILHAFTGEADVAGLGALLDAFAAQHPDIAITEEGSTDFGSLARARLAAEDPPDILLHPQPGLLEDFHRQGLLRPLDYLDADAIAEQMVGGLAELVTFDGVYHAQPMRLSYKSLVWYSPATFAAGGYQVPTTWAELTALTDRMVADGLTPWCIGIESGEGTGWVATDWVEDILLRTIGLDGYDRWVAGDLAFASPEVSSALEAYLVPIWTDDAQVAGGREQIAREAFGTSVGGILGDDPACGLHRQATFIEGFIEQIDPDATFGTDYDFFALPAIDGGDVPALGGGDFAAVYTDNEAARTFIRFLATPEAGDAWAAIGGFLSPFAPVFDDTAYASDSARKASALLADASAFRFDGSDLMPGDVGSSAQPGSFWSEMTDWVTGQIELDEALRNIDDRYASVR
- a CDS encoding alpha/beta fold hydrolase, with protein sequence MPLARALPVLALVAIAAGGPLLVPSIPAPGTSPARALGDDDSRFASLAGVEVHHKVAGDRGDPAVVLLHHFYGNVSTWRHVQRALSDRFHVAAFDRPAFGLTQRPPREAWNGTNPYTRATSARITVELLDRLEVDQAVLVGSSAGGTSALETYARSPERVRALVLVSPAITGDVGPPSWLRPALRTPQLRRIGPRIVRRAAGEVTVERVAGSWFDPSRATEEDVAAYTRPLQVDGWDVGYWELFAADPPPNLSALLPRIDVPTLVVSGDSDPVIAPRFSRRTAQAIPGAEYVELKRCGHTPQEECPEAFEAVVRDFLDGLPG
- a CDS encoding S1C family serine protease, giving the protein MSALTELQSAVADAATSLGPSVVAVGRGAGIVVGPDRVLTNAHNLTDPEVVPVRFADGRRADGTLAAADVDGDLAVVTVTTGGAPVAPFADEGPQLGQAVIAFGAPRSGSSRVTVGFVSAVERSFRGPRDRRIHGAVEHTAPLGRGSSGGPIVDVQGRVVGIDTHRRGDGFYLALPSSPVLAARIDALGRGEAPVRRRLGVAVATSEVALRLRAAVGLPPRDGVLIRDIDEDGPGAAAGLRVGDLLVAGDGQDLDGPEALLRLLDEAGHGAIVLTVLRGADEVTITVTD